A single genomic interval of Argopecten irradians isolate NY chromosome 8, Ai_NY, whole genome shotgun sequence harbors:
- the LOC138329592 gene encoding uncharacterized protein isoform X2: MGTKNYLLVWLITVAFTMIGKVECLVPPIYLVTSPVGNLTVEEGQPIKLSCEVFNSNGTAQLQWDLPPTFRLRAPAVTWEDRQASANRTGRSKLMIDEAMIEDSGRFDCRVNNIVKSVYVTVKGSMIQDIVLNSKDSADQVHVEMAIVPPLRKIQIMEGESVRVNCTVNLSQLYPHMMRNAQLSWITKKHKVHQKRVDNSTITLIIDNANSSDAGFYTCWFNNTQGSTQMLFHISVNAKSKDGAVCTTSQFLCEKHLHCIFVRYRCNGQDDCLDGSDEHNCEENPCADQFPCLNGHCVDRSRVCDVHHENDCGDWSDEQCLYSPQHQAAVNETAVDFPPENSTEEDQMTWLKTTVYAVIGCTVGIVLFISIIVVAVFRIRMKRDACHQRERALQQGTQPSSSRTSRRSGEPQETQPFIEGRQNYGNIIVNVNNGVQYVPMSDFVVMESPPTYSEVVEEIQVHRNSPPPDYSTLDRFPQRPNSLQVATTGNRPHRCTRQTVSSREDQGTLPPYTSESRPPTHSVSVQTTRSQTSGQSQSGRSHYQRGGDSTRTSSRSMPKQPNMAVHGGQIILRDQHLPTIQSCSPTSEPTSSGQTSQLQVQDGQIVLSGSGTNTDVTHHRTSATSGPDRELPPLPSSEHDSCAAGPSGRQQEATQRSGASPRPLPTNDTVNNQITHTPSDQNPLNTLSSSSNINSVSSSLPTNILPDDDDTSPLLPTDTPPIHRNIESPHPPRSIESPHPPRNIESENPPRKIESPSPHRNIESPHPTGNIEPENLHRNIKSPCLPRKKESQCPPRKKESPRPHRNIKSPRPHRNIESQSLPRNIESQLQPLNNESAPKVTNIEAKPLTVNMECLPKVTNNETHSPPLNIESNDLPLHLQSHSIGTSSLPLDIQPLIPPACVVSELTAGNSSVLHGTVVNDVPKNESSPLCEPGTSSVITSGDSPRYRARTCEEEAEENKSLYDAPWDRKPLTSVITPGDSPRGRACEKEAAENKSLYDAPWDRKPLTSVITPGDSPRGRACEEEAAENKSLYDAPWDRKPLTSVITPGDSPRGRACGGGAEENKSLYDAPWDHKPLTSSVMTPGDSPRGRACEGGAVEKEDLYDAPWERDLDLFISEIPDERVPSHSGSLADQNHSNSSPDLVDKSLSESTSPTRGHNYESIDELRDYRTCDDAAPGSANNTIQVVNGRICLSNQNTFPRMADSRHTSSSIPSDNSSSPGQGKLTVRDGNIVFT, translated from the exons ATGGGTactaaaaattatttattggtCTGGCTTATCACGGTAGCCTTCACCATGATTGGTAAAG ttGAGTGCCTTGTCCCTCCGATTTACCTGGTTACCTCCCCTGTTGGGAATCTGACAGTTGAGGAAGGCCAGCCAATCAAGCTGTCATGTGAAGTTTTTAACAGTAATGGTACTGCTCAGCTACAGTGGGACCTACCGCCAACCTTTAGACTCAGAGCTCCTGCTGTCACATGGGAAGACAGACAAGCCTCTGCCAATCGCACAGGAAGGTCCAAGTTAATGATAGACGAAGCCATGATAGAAGATTCAGGCAGATTTGATTGTCGCGTCAACAATATTGTTAAGAGTGTTTATGTAACAGTTAAGG GTTCTATGATCCAGGACATAGTGCTGAACTCCAAGGATTCTGCAGACCAAGTTCATGTAGAAATGGCTATTGTCCCACCTCTCCGTAAAATACAGATTATGGAGGGCGAAAGTGTGAGAGTGAACTGTACTGTAAATCTGTCGCAACTCTATCCCCAT ATGATGAGGAATGCTCAGTTATCTTGGATCACAAAGAAACACAAAGTTCACCAGAAAAGGGTAGACAACTCCACCATCACTCTGATTATAGACAATGCTAACAGTTCTGACGCTGGCTTTTACACATGTTGGTTCAATAATACACAGGGCTCCACACAGATGCTCTTCCACATCAGTGTAAACGCTAAGT CTAAAGACGGAGCTGTATGTACAACATCACAGTTCCTGTGTGAGAAACATCTCCACTGTATATTTGTGAGGTATCGGTGTAATGGTCAGGACGATTGTCTCGATGGGTCAGATGAGCATAATTGTGAAG AAAACCCGTGTGCAGACCAGTTTCCATGTCTGAATGGCCACTGTGTAGATCGAAGTCGGGTGTGTGACGTCCACCATGAAAATGACTGTGGGGACTGGTCTGACGAACAATGTCTGTACTCACCACAGCATCAAGCTGCAG TCAATGAGACGGCTGTTGACTTCCCACCTGAGAATTCTACAGAGGAGGACCAGATGACGTGGCTGAAAACTACGGTGTATGCGGTCATCGGCTGTACTGTAGGCATTGTCTTGTTTATCTCTATCATAGTGGTGGCTGTGTTCCGTATCAGGATGAAACGTGATGCGTGTCACCAGAGGGAAAGAGCTCTCCAACAGGGGACACAACCCTCTTCTTCTCGCACTTCCCGCCGTAGTGGGGAACCTCAGGAGACTCAACCATTTATCGAAGGACGACAGAATTACGGCAATATCATTGTGAATGTGAATAATGGTGTTCAGTATGTACCAATGTCCGATTTTGTGGTGATGGAATCGCCACCGACTTACTCAGAAGTTGTAGAGGAAATACAGGTCCATCGTAACTCTCCACCTCCAGATTATAGCACGCTAGATAGATTTCCACAAAGGCCCAACTCACTACAAGTGGCAACAACTGGTAACCGCCCACATCGATGTACACGGCAAACGGTATCATCTAGAGAGGATCAGGGAACATTACCACCGTATACCTCTGAGTCTCGTCCACCTACACATTCTGTGTCTGTCCAGACAACACGTAGCCAAACCTCAGGTCAAAGTCAGTCAGGGCGTTCACATTATCAACGAGGCGGAGATTCAACTCGTACCTCATCACGAAGCATGCCAAAACAGCCAAATATGGCAGTGCATGGGGGACAAATAATCCTACGTGATCAACATCTTCCAACAATCCAGAGCTGTTCACCGACAAGTGAGCCCACAAGTTCAGGCCAGACGTCACAGTTACAAGTACAGGACGGACAGATTGTGCTGAGTGGCTCGGGGACTAATACTGATGTCACTCATCATAGGACATCGGCGACATCGGGTCCTGACagagagttacctcccctaccGTCATCAGAACATGATAGCTGTGCTGCCGGACCTAGTGGTAGACAACAGGAAGCTACACAGAGAAGTGGTGCGTCTCCGAGGCCACTACCCACAAATGATACCGTTAACAATCAGATTACACATACCCCATCAGACCAGAATCCACTAAACACGCTGTCTTCATCATCAAATATCAACTCTGTCTCCTCATCTCTACCCACTAACATTCTCCCAGACGATGATGACACATCACCATTGTTACCCACAGATACTCCACCAATACACAGAAATATTGAGTCACCGCATCCACCCAGAAGCATTGAGTCACCACATCCACCCAGAAACATTGAGTCAGAAAATCCACCCAGAAAAATTGAGTCACCGAGTCCACACAGAAACATTGAGTCACCACATCCAACTGGAAACATTGAGCCTGAAAATCTGCACAGAAACATTAAGTCACCGTGTCTACCCAGAAAGAAGGAGTCACAGTGTCCACCCAGAAAGAAGGAGTCACCGCGTCCACACAGAAACATTAAGTCACCTCGTCCACACAGAAACATTGAGTCACAATCTCTACCAAGAAATATTGAATCACAGCTTCAACCATTAAACAACGAATCAGCACCAAAGGTAACAAACATTGAGGCCAAACCTTTGACGGTTAATATGGAGTGTTTGCCCAAGGTTACAAACAATGAGACACATTCACCGCCATTAAACATCGAGTCAAATGACCTACCTCTGCACTTACAATCGCATTCAATTGGTACATCTTCGCTACCGTTAGATATCCAACCTTTGATCCCACCAGCTTGTGTTGTGTCTGAATTAACAGCTGGAAACTCTTCAGTGTTACATGGTACAGTGGTAAACGATGTACCAAAGAATGAGTCGAGTCCACTATGTGAGCCTGGGACATCCTCAGTTATAACCTCAGGGGACAGTCCCAGGTATAGGGCAAGGACATGTGAAGAAGAGGCTGAGGAGAATAAAAGTTTGTATGATGCCCCCTGGGATCGTAAGCCTTTAACATCTGTTATAACCCCAGGGGATAGTCCCAGGGGTAGGGCATGTGAAAAAGAGGCTGCAGAGAACAAAAGTTTGTATGATGCCCCTTGGGATCGTAAGCCTTTAACATCTGTTATAACCCCAGGGGATAGCCCCAGAGGTAGAGCATGTGAAGAAGAGGCTGCGGAGAACAAAAGTTTGTATGATGCCCCTTGGGATCGTAAGCCTTTAACATCTGTTATAACCCCAGGGGATAGCCCTAGGGGTAGGGCATGTGGAGGAGGGGCTGAGGAGAATAAAAGTTTGTATGATGCCCCCTGGGATCATAAGCCTTTAACTTCATCAGTTATGACCCCAGGGGATAGCCCCAGGGGTAGGGCATGTGAAGGAGGGGCTGTTGAGAAAGAGGATCTGTATGATGCCCCTTGGGAACGAGATCTTGATCTTTTTATATCCGAGATCCCTGATGAACGTGTGCCAAGTCATTCAGGCTCTTTAGCAGATCAGAATCATTCAAACTCTTCACCTGATCTTGTAGACAAATCTCTGTCAGAGTCTACTTCCCCaacaaggggacataactatGAGTCAATTGATGAGCTTCGTGACTACAGAACATGTGATGACGCAGCACCTGGCAGTGCTAATAATACAATACAAGTTGTGAACGGTCGTATCTGTTTATCAAATCAAAACACCTTTCCACGTATGGCAGATTCTCGTCATACTTCTTCCAGTATTCCTTCGGACAATAGTTCCTCACCAGGCCAAGGAAAACTCACAGTCCGAGAcggaaatattgtttttacataA
- the LOC138329592 gene encoding uncharacterized protein isoform X1 produces the protein MGTKNYLLVWLITVAFTMIGKVECLVPPIYLVTSPVGNLTVEEGQPIKLSCEVFNSNGTAQLQWDLPPTFRLRAPAVTWEDRQASANRTGRSKLMIDEAMIEDSGRFDCRVNNIVKSVYVTVKAGSMIQDIVLNSKDSADQVHVEMAIVPPLRKIQIMEGESVRVNCTVNLSQLYPHMMRNAQLSWITKKHKVHQKRVDNSTITLIIDNANSSDAGFYTCWFNNTQGSTQMLFHISVNAKSKDGAVCTTSQFLCEKHLHCIFVRYRCNGQDDCLDGSDEHNCEENPCADQFPCLNGHCVDRSRVCDVHHENDCGDWSDEQCLYSPQHQAAVNETAVDFPPENSTEEDQMTWLKTTVYAVIGCTVGIVLFISIIVVAVFRIRMKRDACHQRERALQQGTQPSSSRTSRRSGEPQETQPFIEGRQNYGNIIVNVNNGVQYVPMSDFVVMESPPTYSEVVEEIQVHRNSPPPDYSTLDRFPQRPNSLQVATTGNRPHRCTRQTVSSREDQGTLPPYTSESRPPTHSVSVQTTRSQTSGQSQSGRSHYQRGGDSTRTSSRSMPKQPNMAVHGGQIILRDQHLPTIQSCSPTSEPTSSGQTSQLQVQDGQIVLSGSGTNTDVTHHRTSATSGPDRELPPLPSSEHDSCAAGPSGRQQEATQRSGASPRPLPTNDTVNNQITHTPSDQNPLNTLSSSSNINSVSSSLPTNILPDDDDTSPLLPTDTPPIHRNIESPHPPRSIESPHPPRNIESENPPRKIESPSPHRNIESPHPTGNIEPENLHRNIKSPCLPRKKESQCPPRKKESPRPHRNIKSPRPHRNIESQSLPRNIESQLQPLNNESAPKVTNIEAKPLTVNMECLPKVTNNETHSPPLNIESNDLPLHLQSHSIGTSSLPLDIQPLIPPACVVSELTAGNSSVLHGTVVNDVPKNESSPLCEPGTSSVITSGDSPRYRARTCEEEAEENKSLYDAPWDRKPLTSVITPGDSPRGRACEKEAAENKSLYDAPWDRKPLTSVITPGDSPRGRACEEEAAENKSLYDAPWDRKPLTSVITPGDSPRGRACGGGAEENKSLYDAPWDHKPLTSSVMTPGDSPRGRACEGGAVEKEDLYDAPWERDLDLFISEIPDERVPSHSGSLADQNHSNSSPDLVDKSLSESTSPTRGHNYESIDELRDYRTCDDAAPGSANNTIQVVNGRICLSNQNTFPRMADSRHTSSSIPSDNSSSPGQGKLTVRDGNIVFT, from the exons ATGGGTactaaaaattatttattggtCTGGCTTATCACGGTAGCCTTCACCATGATTGGTAAAG ttGAGTGCCTTGTCCCTCCGATTTACCTGGTTACCTCCCCTGTTGGGAATCTGACAGTTGAGGAAGGCCAGCCAATCAAGCTGTCATGTGAAGTTTTTAACAGTAATGGTACTGCTCAGCTACAGTGGGACCTACCGCCAACCTTTAGACTCAGAGCTCCTGCTGTCACATGGGAAGACAGACAAGCCTCTGCCAATCGCACAGGAAGGTCCAAGTTAATGATAGACGAAGCCATGATAGAAGATTCAGGCAGATTTGATTGTCGCGTCAACAATATTGTTAAGAGTGTTTATGTAACAGTTAAGG CAGGTTCTATGATCCAGGACATAGTGCTGAACTCCAAGGATTCTGCAGACCAAGTTCATGTAGAAATGGCTATTGTCCCACCTCTCCGTAAAATACAGATTATGGAGGGCGAAAGTGTGAGAGTGAACTGTACTGTAAATCTGTCGCAACTCTATCCCCAT ATGATGAGGAATGCTCAGTTATCTTGGATCACAAAGAAACACAAAGTTCACCAGAAAAGGGTAGACAACTCCACCATCACTCTGATTATAGACAATGCTAACAGTTCTGACGCTGGCTTTTACACATGTTGGTTCAATAATACACAGGGCTCCACACAGATGCTCTTCCACATCAGTGTAAACGCTAAGT CTAAAGACGGAGCTGTATGTACAACATCACAGTTCCTGTGTGAGAAACATCTCCACTGTATATTTGTGAGGTATCGGTGTAATGGTCAGGACGATTGTCTCGATGGGTCAGATGAGCATAATTGTGAAG AAAACCCGTGTGCAGACCAGTTTCCATGTCTGAATGGCCACTGTGTAGATCGAAGTCGGGTGTGTGACGTCCACCATGAAAATGACTGTGGGGACTGGTCTGACGAACAATGTCTGTACTCACCACAGCATCAAGCTGCAG TCAATGAGACGGCTGTTGACTTCCCACCTGAGAATTCTACAGAGGAGGACCAGATGACGTGGCTGAAAACTACGGTGTATGCGGTCATCGGCTGTACTGTAGGCATTGTCTTGTTTATCTCTATCATAGTGGTGGCTGTGTTCCGTATCAGGATGAAACGTGATGCGTGTCACCAGAGGGAAAGAGCTCTCCAACAGGGGACACAACCCTCTTCTTCTCGCACTTCCCGCCGTAGTGGGGAACCTCAGGAGACTCAACCATTTATCGAAGGACGACAGAATTACGGCAATATCATTGTGAATGTGAATAATGGTGTTCAGTATGTACCAATGTCCGATTTTGTGGTGATGGAATCGCCACCGACTTACTCAGAAGTTGTAGAGGAAATACAGGTCCATCGTAACTCTCCACCTCCAGATTATAGCACGCTAGATAGATTTCCACAAAGGCCCAACTCACTACAAGTGGCAACAACTGGTAACCGCCCACATCGATGTACACGGCAAACGGTATCATCTAGAGAGGATCAGGGAACATTACCACCGTATACCTCTGAGTCTCGTCCACCTACACATTCTGTGTCTGTCCAGACAACACGTAGCCAAACCTCAGGTCAAAGTCAGTCAGGGCGTTCACATTATCAACGAGGCGGAGATTCAACTCGTACCTCATCACGAAGCATGCCAAAACAGCCAAATATGGCAGTGCATGGGGGACAAATAATCCTACGTGATCAACATCTTCCAACAATCCAGAGCTGTTCACCGACAAGTGAGCCCACAAGTTCAGGCCAGACGTCACAGTTACAAGTACAGGACGGACAGATTGTGCTGAGTGGCTCGGGGACTAATACTGATGTCACTCATCATAGGACATCGGCGACATCGGGTCCTGACagagagttacctcccctaccGTCATCAGAACATGATAGCTGTGCTGCCGGACCTAGTGGTAGACAACAGGAAGCTACACAGAGAAGTGGTGCGTCTCCGAGGCCACTACCCACAAATGATACCGTTAACAATCAGATTACACATACCCCATCAGACCAGAATCCACTAAACACGCTGTCTTCATCATCAAATATCAACTCTGTCTCCTCATCTCTACCCACTAACATTCTCCCAGACGATGATGACACATCACCATTGTTACCCACAGATACTCCACCAATACACAGAAATATTGAGTCACCGCATCCACCCAGAAGCATTGAGTCACCACATCCACCCAGAAACATTGAGTCAGAAAATCCACCCAGAAAAATTGAGTCACCGAGTCCACACAGAAACATTGAGTCACCACATCCAACTGGAAACATTGAGCCTGAAAATCTGCACAGAAACATTAAGTCACCGTGTCTACCCAGAAAGAAGGAGTCACAGTGTCCACCCAGAAAGAAGGAGTCACCGCGTCCACACAGAAACATTAAGTCACCTCGTCCACACAGAAACATTGAGTCACAATCTCTACCAAGAAATATTGAATCACAGCTTCAACCATTAAACAACGAATCAGCACCAAAGGTAACAAACATTGAGGCCAAACCTTTGACGGTTAATATGGAGTGTTTGCCCAAGGTTACAAACAATGAGACACATTCACCGCCATTAAACATCGAGTCAAATGACCTACCTCTGCACTTACAATCGCATTCAATTGGTACATCTTCGCTACCGTTAGATATCCAACCTTTGATCCCACCAGCTTGTGTTGTGTCTGAATTAACAGCTGGAAACTCTTCAGTGTTACATGGTACAGTGGTAAACGATGTACCAAAGAATGAGTCGAGTCCACTATGTGAGCCTGGGACATCCTCAGTTATAACCTCAGGGGACAGTCCCAGGTATAGGGCAAGGACATGTGAAGAAGAGGCTGAGGAGAATAAAAGTTTGTATGATGCCCCCTGGGATCGTAAGCCTTTAACATCTGTTATAACCCCAGGGGATAGTCCCAGGGGTAGGGCATGTGAAAAAGAGGCTGCAGAGAACAAAAGTTTGTATGATGCCCCTTGGGATCGTAAGCCTTTAACATCTGTTATAACCCCAGGGGATAGCCCCAGAGGTAGAGCATGTGAAGAAGAGGCTGCGGAGAACAAAAGTTTGTATGATGCCCCTTGGGATCGTAAGCCTTTAACATCTGTTATAACCCCAGGGGATAGCCCTAGGGGTAGGGCATGTGGAGGAGGGGCTGAGGAGAATAAAAGTTTGTATGATGCCCCCTGGGATCATAAGCCTTTAACTTCATCAGTTATGACCCCAGGGGATAGCCCCAGGGGTAGGGCATGTGAAGGAGGGGCTGTTGAGAAAGAGGATCTGTATGATGCCCCTTGGGAACGAGATCTTGATCTTTTTATATCCGAGATCCCTGATGAACGTGTGCCAAGTCATTCAGGCTCTTTAGCAGATCAGAATCATTCAAACTCTTCACCTGATCTTGTAGACAAATCTCTGTCAGAGTCTACTTCCCCaacaaggggacataactatGAGTCAATTGATGAGCTTCGTGACTACAGAACATGTGATGACGCAGCACCTGGCAGTGCTAATAATACAATACAAGTTGTGAACGGTCGTATCTGTTTATCAAATCAAAACACCTTTCCACGTATGGCAGATTCTCGTCATACTTCTTCCAGTATTCCTTCGGACAATAGTTCCTCACCAGGCCAAGGAAAACTCACAGTCCGAGAcggaaatattgtttttacataA